The Paenibacillus sp. FSL W8-0426 region TTTTTCCAGCAAATACTGGATGGGCACTTCCTTGCGAATCCCCGGCTCCATGCTGTAAAACGCATTGACTGCGTGGCTGACCGCGTATTGCACGCGGTGCCTCCATTCCAGGGTGACAGGCTGGTCGGCATTCGGTTCCGGGCGGAAAAACCGATGCGGGCTGCGCAGCATTTCTTCAAGCCTGTAATCTTCAAGCAGACGTTCGGAAAAACGTGTCGTTTCACGTTCCGAAGCTGCTTGAATGTTATGCTTCAACATGATGATCAGGACACCCTTAATCCGTCGGCAGCGAACGTTTTGCCGAAATCGCGGCAAGTCACCTTCTCCTGCTCCGTCGGACTGTATTCGATCTTCAGCGTTTCTGAATGCACGTCCGCCCCGCGCTCTTTCAGCTTATCCACCACCACATCCACGGCACCGCAGAATTGCTCGTAAGCCGTATCTCCGCTGCCAAACACCGCCGCCCGCTTGCCGCTCAGGTCAAGCTCATCCAGTTCTTCGTAAAAGTCCAGAAATTCATCCGGTACTTCCCCGTCTCCCCAGGTATATACTCCAATGAGAAATGCATCGTAATCCATGAGGTCGGCAGCGTTGCAGTCCGTCACGGACTTGAGAACCGCTTCGTGCCCTGCCTGCTCGATTCCCTCCACGACCAACTCTGCAATCTCTTCCGTATTTCCTGTCAGGCTTGCATATGCAACCAATAACTTAGCCATCTATTGTCCCCTCGCTTTTATAGGTTCATGTCATGTCAATCCAACGATACGATATCATCAAAATAATAGATGATAATGATTATCATTGTCAAATATTATTTTAGTTCCCTTCTCAATTCTGCTCACGCTTTGTGGCCAAGCAATTCATCCGCGCCTTAGCTGGCGTGCAGGTGATCATTTGTTGTACAATAGTATCCAAATGACTTTCGAAGGATGGATAAACCACAATGTACGTAGCACAGAATTGGAAGGATTACGAAGTAATTGATACGGGAGACGGCGAGAAGCTCGAGCGTTGGGGCGACATCATTCTGCGCAGACCGGATCCGCAAATTATTTGGCCGAAAAAACAAGAAACGAACGAGTGGCGTCAAGTGCACGGGCACTATCACCGCAGCTCTTCCGGCGGCGGCAGCTGGGATATGAAAAAGCCTATTCCCGAACGCTGGACGATCGGATACGAAAACCTCAAATTCCATATCAAACCGACCAGCTTCAAGCACACCGGGCTGTTCCCTGAACAGGCAGCCAACTGGAGCTGGATGATGGATAAAATCAAAGGCGCGAACCGCCCGATTTCTGTGCTGAACCTGTTCGCCTACACAGGGGGCGCCACCGTCGCAGCCGCGTACGCCGGGGCTTCCGTCGTTCACGTCGATGCAGCCAAAGGCATGGTGCAATGGGCCAAAGAAAACGTACAGCTGTCCGGTCTGGCCGACCGCCCGGTACGCTTCATTACCGATGACGTGTTCAAATTCGTGCAGCGCGAAATCCGTCGCGGCAACCGCTACGACGCGATCATCATGGATCCGCCGTCCTACGGGCGCGGCCCGAACGGCGAAACCTGGAAGCTGGAGCAGAACCTGCATCCGTTCCTCGAATCCTGCATGGAGATTATTTCGGACAACCCGTTGTTTATGCTGATTAATTCCTATACGACAGGCATTTCCCCAACCGTTCTGCGCAACATGCTGACGATGACCATGTCCGCCAAATACGGAGGCACGATCAACGCCGGAGAAATCGGCCTTCCGATTACGCGCAGCGGCCTGAACCTGCCTTGCGGCATCCTTGGCCGTTGGGAGTCCTGATCCATGTCCGCGCACAAACATTTGTCCGGTGCGGATATCCCTGTGCTTTTTGAGGACAATCACTTGCTTGGCATCAGCAAGCCGGTGAACGTGCCTACGCAGGAAGACGCATCGGGCGACCCGGATTTGCTTACACTGCTCAAGCAGGACTTGAAAGAACGCTACAACAAACCCGGCAACGTATATCTCGGTCTGGTCCATCGGCTGGACCGTCCGGTTGGCGGCGCGATGATCTTCGCCAAAACGTCCAAAGCCGCTTCCCGCCTGTCCGATACGGTGCGCGGGCGTGATTTTCGCAAAATCTATGCTGCGGTCGTACACGGCAAACTGCCTGCGCTGAACGGCACGCTGAAGCATACGCTTTATAAAGATGCCCGTACCAATAC contains the following coding sequences:
- a CDS encoding flavodoxin, giving the protein MAKLLVAYASLTGNTEEIAELVVEGIEQAGHEAVLKSVTDCNAADLMDYDAFLIGVYTWGDGEVPDEFLDFYEELDELDLSGKRAAVFGSGDTAYEQFCGAVDVVVDKLKERGADVHSETLKIEYSPTEQEKVTCRDFGKTFAADGLRVS
- a CDS encoding class I SAM-dependent methyltransferase, whose protein sequence is MYVAQNWKDYEVIDTGDGEKLERWGDIILRRPDPQIIWPKKQETNEWRQVHGHYHRSSSGGGSWDMKKPIPERWTIGYENLKFHIKPTSFKHTGLFPEQAANWSWMMDKIKGANRPISVLNLFAYTGGATVAAAYAGASVVHVDAAKGMVQWAKENVQLSGLADRPVRFITDDVFKFVQREIRRGNRYDAIIMDPPSYGRGPNGETWKLEQNLHPFLESCMEIISDNPLFMLINSYTTGISPTVLRNMLTMTMSAKYGGTINAGEIGLPITRSGLNLPCGILGRWES
- a CDS encoding RNA pseudouridine synthase, coding for MSAHKHLSGADIPVLFEDNHLLGISKPVNVPTQEDASGDPDLLTLLKQDLKERYNKPGNVYLGLVHRLDRPVGGAMIFAKTSKAASRLSDTVRGRDFRKIYAAVVHGKLPALNGTLKHTLYKDARTNTVKVVPKGTSGGKDAVLDYWVVGQTEKHSLVHIELHTGRSHQIRVQMMAVGCPLYGDQKYGAHLNKPGQQIALWSSIAAFPHPVTKEEVVLRSLPPREYPWSEWSLDLYEKTFGK